In a single window of the Limnochorda sp. L945t genome:
- the leuC gene encoding 3-isopropylmalate dehydratase large subunit: MAMTLVEKLLADHSGRREVRAGEIVHARVDMILANDVTAPISIQEFYRMGARRVFNREAVAMVPSHFAPSPTIQAAANIQAMRQFAREQDLPYFFEIGRMGIEHVLLPEEGLVVPGDVVIGADSHTCTNGALGCFATGMGSTDIAAAMALGETWLRVPETLRVVYYGRRKPWVTAKDLVLHTIGRIGVAGALYQALEYTGEAVRDISMEGRFTMANMAIEAGAKTGIFEVDEVTLAWEEGRARRPPRIFRGDPGARYAGEVEIDVSRVEPQVAFPHLPENTRPVSEAAALGVRIDQAFVGSCTNGRIEDLRLAARVLRGRRVHQDVRMIVIPASQRVYRQAMAEGLLDCFVEAGAAVSTPTCGPCLGAHMGVLARGERAISTSNRNFVGRMGHRESEIYLASPAVVAASAVMGRIASPEELGLTEKDFLEVAGEAA; this comes from the coding sequence ATGGCCATGACGCTGGTCGAGAAACTCCTGGCCGATCACAGCGGCAGGCGAGAGGTGCGGGCGGGGGAGATCGTCCATGCCCGGGTCGACATGATCCTGGCCAACGACGTGACGGCACCCATCAGCATCCAGGAGTTCTACCGTATGGGGGCCAGGCGCGTCTTCAATCGGGAAGCGGTGGCGATGGTCCCGAGCCACTTCGCCCCGAGCCCCACCATCCAGGCGGCGGCCAACATCCAGGCCATGCGGCAGTTCGCCCGGGAGCAAGATCTCCCTTACTTCTTCGAAATCGGGCGGATGGGCATCGAGCACGTCCTGCTCCCCGAAGAGGGGCTGGTCGTGCCGGGCGACGTGGTCATCGGCGCCGACTCCCACACGTGCACCAACGGCGCGCTGGGCTGTTTCGCCACGGGCATGGGCTCGACCGACATCGCCGCGGCCATGGCGCTGGGGGAGACGTGGCTGCGGGTGCCGGAGACGCTCCGGGTGGTCTACTACGGGCGGCGCAAGCCTTGGGTCACGGCGAAGGATCTCGTCCTGCACACGATCGGAAGGATCGGCGTGGCCGGGGCGCTCTACCAGGCCCTGGAGTATACCGGCGAGGCCGTGCGGGACATCAGCATGGAGGGCCGGTTCACGATGGCCAACATGGCCATCGAGGCGGGGGCCAAGACCGGCATCTTCGAGGTCGACGAGGTCACCCTCGCCTGGGAGGAGGGGAGAGCCCGCCGCCCGCCCCGCATCTTCCGGGGCGATCCCGGCGCCCGGTACGCCGGCGAGGTCGAGATCGACGTGAGCCGGGTCGAGCCCCAGGTGGCCTTCCCTCACCTGCCGGAAAACACCCGGCCCGTCAGTGAAGCGGCCGCGCTCGGCGTCCGCATCGACCAGGCCTTCGTGGGGTCGTGCACCAACGGGCGGATCGAGGACCTGCGGCTGGCGGCCCGGGTGCTGCGGGGGCGGCGCGTGCACCAGGACGTGAGGATGATCGTGATTCCGGCGAGCCAGCGCGTCTACCGGCAGGCCATGGCGGAGGGGTTGCTCGATTGCTTCGTCGAGGCGGGAGCCGCGGTCAGCACGCCCACCTGTGGCCCCTGCCTGGGCGCGCACATGGGGGTGCTGGCCAGGGGCGAGCGGGCGATCTCGACCAGCAACCGCAACTTCGTGGGACGGATGGGGCACCGGGAGAGCGAGATCTACCTGGCCAGCCCGGCCGTCGTCGCGGCCTCTGCGGTGATGGGCCGTATCGCTTCTCCCGAAGAGCTGGGCCTGACGGAGAAAGACTTCCTGGAAGTGGCAGGTGAGGCGGCATGA
- a CDS encoding 2-isopropylmalate synthase — MVRIQVFDTTLRDGEQSPGASLNELEKLEVARQLDALGVDVIEAGFPAASPGELAAVQEICRQVRRPTIAVLARGNPRDIEAAGEAVKGAARSRIHVFVATSPIHMQYKLRKSPEEVLQIARESVRLAAGLADEVEFSAEDATRSDPDFLCRVFEAVLSAGATIINIPDTVGYATPSEYAELFRYVKAHTSGIERATLSAHCHDDLGLAVANTLAAVEAGARQVEGTINGIGERAGNAALEEVVMALKTRQDRFPFETGIVTEQLYRTSRLVSQLTGIVVQPNKAIVGDNAFAHEAGIHQDGMLKERRTYEIMRPEWVGQAQSRLVLGKHSGRHAVRHRLEELGYQVSDADLAVIYERLMQLADRKKSVTDRDLVALVEEHRTVSVPERYLLEYFHVASGTGSVPTATVRLRLADTGELVQEAACGDGPVDALYRAIERAGAIRAELVSYQLQAVTSGKDAMGEVTVRVRDDGQVFVGRAASTDVLEASARAYLQAVNRMTYAHQAGAEAPAAAHFQASEPAPAPASGG; from the coding sequence GTGGTGCGCATCCAGGTTTTCGACACGACCCTGCGGGACGGCGAGCAGTCGCCGGGGGCCAGCCTCAACGAGCTGGAGAAGCTCGAGGTGGCCCGCCAGCTCGACGCACTGGGCGTCGACGTCATCGAGGCCGGCTTTCCGGCGGCCTCGCCCGGCGAGCTGGCCGCTGTCCAGGAGATATGCCGCCAGGTGCGCCGGCCGACCATTGCCGTGCTCGCCCGGGGCAACCCGCGGGACATCGAGGCGGCGGGGGAGGCCGTCAAGGGCGCGGCCCGCAGCCGCATCCACGTTTTCGTCGCCACGTCGCCCATCCACATGCAGTACAAGCTCCGCAAGAGCCCGGAGGAGGTCCTGCAGATCGCCCGGGAGTCCGTACGGCTGGCCGCAGGGCTGGCCGACGAGGTGGAGTTCTCGGCAGAGGATGCCACCCGCAGCGACCCCGACTTCCTGTGCCGGGTCTTCGAGGCGGTCTTGTCGGCCGGGGCGACCATCATCAACATCCCCGACACGGTGGGGTATGCGACCCCGAGCGAGTATGCGGAGCTCTTCCGGTACGTGAAGGCCCACACCTCCGGGATCGAGCGGGCCACCTTGAGCGCCCACTGCCACGACGACCTGGGGCTGGCGGTGGCCAACACGCTGGCCGCCGTGGAGGCGGGGGCCCGCCAGGTCGAGGGGACCATCAACGGCATCGGCGAACGGGCCGGCAACGCCGCGCTCGAAGAGGTGGTCATGGCGCTCAAGACCCGCCAGGACCGCTTCCCGTTCGAGACGGGCATCGTGACCGAGCAGCTCTATCGCACGAGCCGGCTCGTGAGCCAGCTGACGGGCATCGTCGTGCAGCCCAACAAGGCCATCGTGGGGGATAACGCGTTTGCCCATGAGGCCGGCATCCACCAGGACGGGATGCTCAAGGAACGCCGTACCTACGAGATCATGCGGCCCGAGTGGGTGGGCCAGGCCCAGAGCCGGCTGGTGCTCGGGAAGCATTCGGGGCGTCACGCCGTCCGCCATCGCCTCGAGGAACTCGGCTACCAGGTCAGCGACGCCGACCTCGCCGTCATCTACGAGCGCCTCATGCAGCTCGCCGACCGCAAGAAGTCGGTGACCGACCGGGACCTGGTGGCGCTGGTGGAGGAGCACCGCACCGTCAGCGTGCCGGAGCGCTACCTGCTCGAGTACTTCCACGTGGCGAGCGGCACGGGGTCGGTCCCCACCGCCACGGTACGGTTGCGCCTGGCGGACACGGGCGAGCTCGTTCAGGAGGCCGCCTGCGGGGACGGCCCGGTGGACGCCCTGTACCGGGCCATCGAGCGAGCCGGTGCCATCCGGGCCGAGCTCGTGAGCTACCAGCTCCAGGCGGTGACCTCGGGCAAGGACGCCATGGGCGAGGTGACGGTGCGAGTACGGGACGACGGGCAGGTGTTCGTGGGCAGGGCGGCCAGCACGGATGTGCTCGAGGCCAGCGCCCGAGCTTATTTGCAGGCCGTCAACCGCATGACCTACGCGCACCAGGCGGGGGCGGAAGCCCCGGCCGCCGCGCACTTCCAGGCAAGCGAGCCGGCGCCGGCGCCGGCGAGCGGGGGGTGA
- the serA gene encoding phosphoglycerate dehydrogenase produces MTRVLVADPLDEAGVERLRQAGAEVDVRHDPDRAALLARIGEYDALVVRSETRVDAAVLEAGKRLRVVGRAGTGVDNIDVEAATRRGVVVVNTPEANTVAAAEHALALMLAVARRIPWAHHSLASERRWERHRFMGVQLAGKTLGLVGLGRIGTEVARRARAMGMTVVAHDPYVTGERAAQLGVELMDLDPMLERCDFVSIHCPLTPRTRHLLDASRLARLRPTAYLVNCARGGIVDEAALARALAQGRLAGAALDVYETEPLPADSPLFGLPNVVMTPHLGASTREAQASAARTVAEEVLRVLSGELPHSAVNLPSIPPERWPRARHHVELARRLGRAFAELFGPEAMARLEIVYRGELAHAPESGALTAAVLWGVLTPVMQEGVTLASAPVLARERGMEVVETHSHGALKEQEAATGALILLRSRPRGSDSAEVSVAGHVGDDGRPRLVAINGYRIDVEESGYLLVSSHQDRPGIIGKVGTILGQHQINIAYMQVGRDRPGGHAVMVVGVDQEVPPGVVETLRRIPDLWDIRVVEW; encoded by the coding sequence ATGACGCGCGTCCTGGTGGCCGATCCGCTGGACGAGGCCGGCGTGGAACGGCTGCGGCAGGCAGGGGCGGAGGTCGACGTCCGTCACGATCCGGACCGGGCGGCGCTGCTCGCCCGCATTGGCGAGTACGACGCCCTCGTCGTGCGCAGCGAGACCCGGGTCGACGCCGCCGTGCTGGAAGCCGGCAAGCGCCTGCGCGTGGTGGGCCGCGCCGGCACGGGCGTCGACAACATCGACGTGGAGGCGGCGACCCGGCGCGGGGTCGTCGTGGTCAACACCCCTGAGGCCAATACCGTGGCGGCTGCCGAGCACGCGCTGGCGCTGATGCTCGCGGTGGCCCGGCGCATTCCCTGGGCCCACCATTCCCTCGCATCGGAGAGGCGCTGGGAGCGCCATCGGTTCATGGGGGTCCAGCTGGCGGGCAAGACCCTGGGCCTGGTGGGGCTGGGCCGCATCGGCACCGAAGTGGCGCGCCGGGCGCGCGCCATGGGCATGACGGTGGTGGCCCACGACCCGTACGTGACGGGCGAGCGGGCAGCGCAGCTCGGCGTCGAGCTCATGGATCTCGATCCCATGCTGGAGCGGTGCGATTTTGTCAGCATCCACTGTCCGCTCACGCCTCGCACCCGCCACCTCCTCGACGCGTCCCGCCTGGCCCGGTTGCGGCCGACCGCTTACCTGGTCAACTGCGCTCGCGGCGGCATCGTCGACGAGGCCGCCCTTGCCCGGGCGCTCGCACAGGGCCGGCTGGCCGGGGCGGCGCTCGACGTGTACGAGACCGAGCCGTTGCCGGCCGACAGCCCTCTGTTCGGCCTGCCCAACGTGGTCATGACTCCGCACCTGGGCGCCAGTACCCGGGAGGCGCAGGCGAGCGCGGCGCGCACCGTGGCGGAGGAGGTGCTGAGGGTGCTCTCCGGAGAGCTGCCTCACAGCGCCGTCAACCTTCCCTCCATTCCGCCGGAGCGCTGGCCGAGGGCCCGTCACCACGTGGAGCTGGCGCGCCGGTTGGGCCGGGCGTTCGCGGAGCTCTTCGGCCCTGAGGCGATGGCCCGGCTGGAGATCGTGTACCGCGGGGAGCTCGCCCACGCTCCCGAGAGCGGGGCCCTCACCGCTGCGGTCTTGTGGGGTGTGCTGACCCCCGTCATGCAGGAAGGCGTGACACTGGCCAGCGCCCCCGTGCTCGCGAGGGAGCGCGGCATGGAGGTGGTGGAGACCCACAGCCACGGGGCCTTGAAGGAGCAGGAAGCGGCCACGGGGGCCTTGATCCTGCTGCGGTCCCGTCCCCGGGGGAGCGACTCGGCCGAAGTGAGCGTGGCCGGGCACGTGGGGGACGACGGCCGGCCCCGCCTCGTGGCGATCAACGGATACCGCATCGACGTGGAGGAGTCGGGTTACTTGCTGGTTTCGTCGCATCAGGACAGGCCCGGCATCATCGGGAAGGTCGGCACCATCCTGGGCCAGCACCAGATCAACATCGCCTACATGCAGGTGGGCAGGGACCGCCCGGGCGGCCATGCGGTCATGGTCGTCGGGGTCGACCAGGAGGTCCCGCCCGGGGTGGTGGAGACCTTGCGCCGCATCCCGGACCTCTGGGACATCCGGGTCGTGGAGTGGTAG
- a CDS encoding pyridoxal-phosphate-dependent aminotransferase family protein has product MTVSTHWLQEKQELRIPGPTPVPPSVLRAMSRPMINHRGPEFKAILARVTERLQRLVGTEQYVAILTGSGTAGMEAACANLVSPGDRVLVLEGGVFGHRWVEIATAFGAQVEVMEYPWHTGVDPQQLGERLRETPGVRAIFTTHNESSTGVLNDLQAIARVRDQVAPDALVVVDSVSGLGGAPLSMDAWGLDAVVSASQKCIMAPPGLAFVALSRRAWQRAETSRASRYYLDLAAHRRMFEKGQTPWTPAVSVVYAVDEALDLMAREAPEERFARHRLMRDMVRAGLEADGWELMVEDRFASPTVTAVRPPAGVDVEAVRRVALQELGVVFSGGQGRLAGQILRVGHMGFATPLDMINAVAAAEMALARTGAPVSAPGKGVAAAQAVWLERQGARP; this is encoded by the coding sequence ATGACGGTGTCGACGCACTGGTTGCAGGAAAAGCAAGAGCTACGGATCCCAGGGCCCACGCCGGTACCGCCGTCGGTGTTGCGGGCGATGTCCCGGCCCATGATCAATCATCGAGGGCCGGAGTTCAAGGCGATCCTGGCGAGGGTGACGGAGCGGCTCCAGCGACTCGTGGGGACGGAGCAGTACGTCGCGATCCTGACCGGCTCAGGCACGGCGGGGATGGAAGCGGCGTGCGCCAACCTCGTTTCCCCCGGCGATCGCGTGCTGGTGCTCGAGGGGGGCGTCTTCGGGCACCGGTGGGTGGAGATCGCCACGGCCTTCGGCGCCCAGGTCGAGGTGATGGAGTACCCGTGGCACACGGGGGTCGACCCGCAGCAGCTGGGAGAGCGGCTGCGCGAGACCCCGGGCGTGCGGGCCATCTTCACGACCCACAACGAGTCGTCCACCGGGGTGCTCAACGATCTGCAGGCCATCGCCCGCGTCCGGGACCAGGTGGCCCCCGACGCGCTCGTGGTGGTGGACTCGGTCAGCGGCCTGGGCGGCGCTCCTCTCTCCATGGACGCCTGGGGGCTGGACGCGGTGGTGAGCGCCTCTCAAAAGTGCATCATGGCGCCGCCGGGGCTCGCCTTCGTGGCCCTGTCGCGCCGTGCCTGGCAGCGGGCGGAGACCAGCCGGGCGAGCCGCTACTACCTCGATCTGGCGGCCCACCGGCGCATGTTCGAGAAGGGCCAGACTCCCTGGACGCCCGCCGTCTCCGTCGTCTACGCGGTGGACGAGGCCCTGGATCTGATGGCCCGGGAGGCGCCCGAGGAGCGATTCGCCCGGCACCGGCTCATGCGCGACATGGTGCGAGCCGGGCTCGAGGCAGACGGATGGGAGCTCATGGTCGAGGATCGCTTCGCCTCTCCCACGGTGACCGCCGTGCGCCCGCCGGCCGGCGTCGACGTGGAGGCGGTGCGGCGGGTGGCGCTCCAGGAGCTGGGCGTCGTGTTCAGCGGTGGGCAGGGGCGCCTTGCGGGCCAGATCCTGCGGGTGGGGCACATGGGGTTTGCCACGCCGCTCGACATGATCAACGCGGTGGCGGCGGCCGAAATGGCGCTGGCGCGCACCGGGGCGCCGGTGAGCGCTCCGGGTAAGGGCGTGGCGGCCGCCCAGGCGGTCTGGCTGGAGCGGCAAGGGGCGCGGCCATGA
- the ilvC gene encoding ketol-acid reductoisomerase produces MAARLYYDPDADLEVLRSRTVAIVGYGSQGHAHALNLRDSGVRVVVANRPGSRNYRRAREDGWEVVPPREAAQQADVVQLLVPDHVAPQVFEEIRPALAAGKALGFSHGFNVHFGQIRPGQDVDVFMVAPKGPGHLVRRMYQEGKGVPALFAVHRDATGHARSLALAYAKAIGATRAGVLETTFAEETETDLFGEQAVLCGGMTELVRAGFDTLVAAGYQPEVAYFECLHEMKLIVDLMYEGGIAWMRHSISDTAEYGDLTVGRKVIDDRVRQSMRSVLEEIRSGRFAREWILENQAGRPVMNALRYAQARHPIEEVGRRLRFMMPWIETPQEAKEVVGQLLAEAGAREAGPSRDGQG; encoded by the coding sequence ATGGCCGCTCGGCTTTACTACGACCCGGACGCCGATCTCGAGGTGCTCCGTTCCAGGACCGTCGCCATCGTGGGGTACGGAAGCCAGGGCCACGCTCATGCCCTCAACCTGAGGGACAGCGGGGTCCGCGTGGTGGTGGCCAACCGCCCCGGCAGCCGCAACTACCGCCGGGCCCGGGAAGACGGGTGGGAGGTGGTGCCGCCCCGGGAGGCGGCTCAACAGGCCGACGTCGTCCAGCTCCTGGTGCCGGACCACGTGGCGCCGCAGGTGTTCGAGGAGATTCGCCCGGCGCTGGCGGCGGGCAAGGCGCTGGGGTTTTCCCACGGGTTCAACGTTCACTTCGGCCAGATCCGTCCGGGCCAGGACGTGGACGTCTTCATGGTGGCGCCCAAGGGCCCGGGCCATCTGGTGCGCCGCATGTACCAGGAGGGGAAGGGAGTCCCTGCGCTCTTCGCGGTGCATCGGGACGCCACCGGCCACGCCCGATCGCTTGCCCTCGCGTACGCCAAGGCGATCGGCGCCACGCGGGCCGGGGTGCTCGAGACCACGTTCGCGGAGGAGACCGAGACGGACCTCTTCGGGGAGCAGGCGGTGCTCTGCGGCGGGATGACGGAGTTGGTGCGGGCCGGCTTCGACACGCTGGTGGCGGCCGGGTACCAGCCCGAGGTGGCTTACTTCGAGTGCCTGCACGAGATGAAGCTCATCGTCGACCTCATGTACGAAGGCGGCATCGCCTGGATGCGGCACTCCATCTCTGACACCGCCGAGTACGGTGACCTGACCGTGGGCCGCAAGGTCATCGACGATCGCGTGCGCCAGAGCATGAGGTCGGTGCTCGAAGAGATCCGCTCGGGCCGCTTCGCCAGGGAGTGGATCCTGGAGAACCAGGCAGGCCGCCCCGTCATGAACGCCCTGCGCTACGCGCAGGCGCGGCACCCCATCGAGGAAGTGGGCCGGCGGCTGCGCTTCATGATGCCCTGGATCGAAACCCCCCAGGAGGCGAAGGAGGTCGTCGGCCAGCTCCTGGCCGAGGCCGGAGCGCGGGAGGCAGGCCCGTCCCGGGACGGGCAAGGGTAG
- the ilvN gene encoding acetolactate synthase small subunit, which yields MRRVLAVLVRNQPGVMTRVSALFSRRGFNIQSVAVGATDDPALARMTLVLDEDEPGVEQVTKQLHKLVDVIKVSDITDDEPIERELVLVRLAADASRRLEAAQMAQLVGARLVDVGEESVTVELTGPTADVEAALRILRAFGFKELVRSGTVAMARPGRVARTAGPAGGVPPSKLASEGVRVI from the coding sequence ATGCGGCGGGTGCTGGCAGTGCTGGTGCGCAACCAGCCGGGGGTCATGACGAGGGTGTCGGCGCTCTTCTCCCGGCGCGGCTTCAACATCCAGAGCGTGGCCGTCGGCGCCACCGACGACCCGGCGCTCGCCCGGATGACGCTGGTGCTCGACGAAGACGAGCCGGGCGTCGAGCAGGTGACCAAGCAGCTCCACAAGCTCGTCGACGTCATCAAGGTGAGCGACATCACCGACGACGAGCCGATCGAAAGGGAGCTGGTCCTGGTGCGGCTGGCCGCCGACGCCTCCCGGCGGCTCGAGGCGGCGCAGATGGCTCAGCTCGTGGGGGCCCGGCTGGTAGACGTGGGAGAGGAGTCGGTGACGGTCGAACTGACCGGCCCCACGGCCGATGTCGAGGCCGCTTTGCGGATCCTGCGGGCCTTCGGGTTCAAGGAGCTGGTACGCAGCGGCACGGTCGCCATGGCTCGTCCGGGGCGGGTAGCGCGCACGGCCGGGCCGGCGGGAGGCGTGCCACCGAGCAAACTTGCATCGGAAGGGGTGCGGGTGATCTGA
- the ilvB gene encoding biosynthetic-type acetolactate synthase large subunit, with product MGIDTARGPNNAPEGHRLSRTEAPAGIAPGQEVSGAEALIWALVEEGVEVVFGYPGGAIMPVYDALYRIGRPRHVLVRHEQGAAHMAEGYARASGRVGVCMATSGPGATNLVTGLASAHMDSVPVLAITGQVATSAIGRDAFQEADVCGVTMPITKHNYSVRRACDIPSVVHEAIYIARTGRPGPVLIDLPKDVANERVRWMPYPPPLDLPGYRPTTAGHPRQIEAAARLVEESRRPLLYVGGGVVTAGAGELVVELAERAQIPVVMTLMGLGAVPGRHPLSLGMLGMHGAAWANYAVQHADLLIAVGARFDDRVTGDVTRFAPGARKIHIDVDPAEIGKNVAVDVPIVGDARRVLEELIPLVAPAGHDAWLEQIRTWQDEYPLLYERTPGVVAPQDVVVALDTLTAGEAVVVTDVGQHQMWVAQFYRFQAPRLQITSGGLGAMGFGLPAAIGARLAVPDRPVVAVVGDGGFLMTVQELAVAAQLQLPLPIVVINNGALGMVRQWQEIFYEGRYAESLLPPGPDLVAIARGFGVPGRRVDRPEEMTAALAEALAAPGPYVLDVVVDPSALVLPMVPPGRAIDEMTGVKGRVE from the coding sequence ATGGGTATCGATACGGCTCGAGGGCCAAACAACGCGCCGGAGGGACACCGACTGTCCCGCACCGAGGCGCCGGCCGGCATCGCGCCCGGCCAGGAGGTGAGCGGTGCCGAAGCACTCATCTGGGCGCTGGTGGAAGAGGGGGTCGAGGTCGTCTTCGGGTACCCGGGCGGGGCGATCATGCCGGTCTACGACGCCCTGTACCGGATCGGGCGGCCTCGCCACGTGCTCGTCCGCCACGAGCAGGGTGCCGCGCACATGGCGGAAGGGTACGCCCGGGCTTCGGGCCGGGTGGGGGTCTGCATGGCGACCTCCGGCCCGGGAGCCACCAACCTGGTGACGGGCCTCGCCAGCGCCCACATGGACTCTGTGCCGGTCCTGGCCATCACCGGCCAGGTGGCGACCAGCGCGATCGGGCGGGATGCGTTCCAGGAGGCGGACGTGTGCGGGGTGACCATGCCCATCACCAAGCACAACTATTCCGTTCGCAGGGCTTGCGACATCCCGTCGGTCGTCCACGAGGCCATCTACATCGCCCGTACCGGGCGGCCCGGCCCGGTGCTCATCGACCTCCCCAAGGACGTGGCCAACGAGCGCGTCCGGTGGATGCCGTACCCGCCGCCGCTCGACCTGCCCGGGTACCGCCCGACGACAGCGGGCCACCCGCGCCAGATCGAGGCGGCCGCGCGGCTGGTCGAAGAGTCGCGGCGGCCCCTGTTGTACGTGGGGGGCGGAGTCGTCACGGCGGGAGCGGGCGAGTTGGTCGTGGAGCTCGCCGAGCGGGCCCAGATCCCTGTGGTCATGACGCTGATGGGCCTCGGTGCCGTGCCGGGGCGCCACCCGCTTTCCCTCGGGATGCTGGGCATGCACGGCGCCGCCTGGGCCAACTACGCCGTCCAGCACGCGGATCTGCTCATCGCCGTGGGTGCCCGCTTCGACGACCGGGTGACCGGCGACGTCACGCGGTTTGCCCCCGGTGCCCGCAAGATCCACATCGACGTCGACCCCGCGGAGATCGGCAAGAACGTTGCGGTGGACGTGCCCATCGTCGGCGACGCTCGCCGGGTCCTCGAAGAGCTCATCCCCCTGGTCGCCCCTGCCGGCCACGACGCGTGGCTGGAGCAGATCCGCACCTGGCAGGACGAGTACCCGCTCCTGTACGAGCGCACCCCGGGCGTCGTCGCTCCCCAGGACGTCGTCGTCGCCCTCGACACCCTCACCGCAGGGGAAGCGGTGGTGGTGACCGACGTGGGCCAGCACCAGATGTGGGTGGCGCAGTTCTACCGGTTCCAGGCCCCTCGGCTGCAGATCACGTCGGGCGGCCTCGGCGCCATGGGGTTCGGGCTTCCTGCGGCCATCGGGGCGCGCCTGGCCGTGCCGGACCGGCCCGTGGTGGCGGTCGTGGGTGACGGCGGCTTCCTGATGACGGTGCAGGAGCTGGCCGTGGCGGCGCAGCTGCAGTTGCCCCTTCCCATCGTCGTGATCAACAACGGTGCTCTCGGGATGGTGCGCCAGTGGCAGGAGATCTTCTATGAAGGCCGCTACGCGGAGAGCCTCCTGCCGCCGGGGCCGGACCTCGTCGCCATCGCTCGAGGCTTCGGAGTGCCCGGACGCAGGGTCGACCGCCCGGAGGAGATGACCGCCGCGCTGGCCGAGGCGCTGGCCGCCCCCGGACCCTACGTGCTGGACGTCGTGGTCGACCCGTCCGCGCTCGTCCTGCCCATGGTGCCGCCCGGCCGGGCCATCGACGAGATGACCGGCGTGAAGGGCCGGGTGGAGTGA
- a CDS encoding flavodoxin family protein, producing MRALVLYSSVGNLTALAKALAEGLEAENIRADLMQVDPSRTQPISVAAYDLVCVGSPSLGLVRGRIADDVAEALTRCTRLEGKRTAAFVRRSGFGWAKALKQLMAALEKQGAWVEDFAELGGDEEARAFGRRLKNVAKARA from the coding sequence GTGCGGGCCCTTGTCCTCTACAGCTCGGTCGGTAACCTGACGGCCCTGGCCAAGGCCCTGGCCGAAGGGCTCGAGGCCGAAAACATCCGTGCGGATCTGATGCAGGTGGACCCATCTCGGACGCAGCCCATCAGCGTCGCAGCCTACGATCTGGTCTGCGTGGGTAGCCCTTCTCTGGGGCTCGTCCGGGGCCGCATCGCCGACGACGTGGCAGAAGCTTTGACTCGGTGTACCCGCCTGGAGGGCAAGCGTACGGCGGCTTTCGTGCGCCGCAGCGGCTTCGGGTGGGCAAAGGCGCTCAAGCAGCTCATGGCGGCCCTCGAGAAGCAAGGCGCCTGGGTCGAGGACTTCGCCGAGCTCGGCGGCGATGAGGAGGCCCGGGCCTTCGGGCGCCGGCTCAAGAACGTGGCGAAGGCCCGGGCCTAG